A genomic stretch from Arachis stenosperma cultivar V10309 chromosome 3, arast.V10309.gnm1.PFL2, whole genome shotgun sequence includes:
- the LOC130966740 gene encoding serine/threonine-protein kinase-like protein CCR4 yields MANSSFCLLLFILFCFLSSLTIINTLSTVSISETSNQTFICALQNPNRQVQGQSNLNCTSFPPGISLQLNRNLSYAEIAGGSGFLCALRTPSSSNSIMGCWRFSANATNVPFKRVYHGPVIENMDAGNSHVCGLVTQNNNSLKCWQWPRFDSSKVTNLSSIAVGENFVCGLSESSGKVTCSGGDTGVVGKEPGGAHSAIAAGFRHACAISIDGSLDCWGDVDQKPQGKFVDLALGENRSCALRDNRTVACWGQNNFRIPKRFEGTFFVAIVAKRSVFCGIVFSNFSLVCWGAKFFDTNAEVFENVLPGPCRSNCPCGILLGSATLCSSGMSICTSCSPRNEAGSPSPSPPPTSSPTGTTKSSGWSKKMVAFLVVGCVGCSSLLLVFCFFIYWHCKGKGGRVHDSGRLDESGTGSASPSHPEGGGGRGVLEKRLSHVISLGNGSHLEEYSLQVLLEATNNFSEDKKIGTGSFGSVYHATLQEGKEVAIKRAENSPHSPSNATRRQEDKDSAFVNELESLSRLHHKNLVRLLGFYEDANERILVYEYMNNGSLNEHLHKLHTSALMSWAVRIKVALDAARGLEYLHQYATPPIIHRDIKSSNILLDSKWTAKVSDFGLSLMGPEDEESHLSLLAAGTVGYMDPEYYRLQMLTTKSDVYSFGVVLLEILSGHKAIHKNENGVPRNVVDFMVPYINQDELHRVLDPRVPPPTPYEIEAVAYVGYLAADCVRLEGRDRPTMTEVANYLEKALAVCLAKPSMSRSTTNTSDE; encoded by the coding sequence atGGCTAACTCCTCCTTCTGCCTCCtcctcttcattctcttctGCTTCCTCTCTTCTCTTACTATCATAAATACACTTTCAACTGTTTCCATCTCCGAGACTTCCAATCAAACATTTATTTGTGCCTTACAGAATCCCAACCGACAAGTACAAGGACAATCTAACCTTAACTGTACAAGCTTTCCACCTGGAATCTCTCTTCAACTGAATCGTAACCTCTCATATGCTGAAATtgctggtggcagtggattccTATGTGCATTGAGGACACCATCTTCTTCTAACTCCATCATGGGTTGTTGGAGATTCTCTGCCAATGCTACCAATGTTCCTTTCAAGCGTGTCTACCATGGACCTGTAATTGAAAACATGGATGCCGGAAACTCCCATGTTTGTGGCCTTGTAACTCAGAACAATAATAGCCTTAAGTGCTGGCAATGGCCCCGCTTCGATTCAAGCAAGGTCACCAACTTGTCAAGTATTGCTGTGGGAGAGAATTTCGTCTGCGGCTTATCGGAGTCATCAGGCAAGGTTACTTGCAGTGGTGGTGATACCGGAGTTGTTGGTAAGGAGCCTGGTGGCGCGCACTCTGCCATTGCAGCCGGGTTTAGGCATGCTTGTGCCATCTCCATTGATGGAAGCTTGGATTGCTGGGGTGACGTGGATCAGAAACCGCAGGGTAAGTTTGTTGATTTGGCCTTGGGAGAGAACCGAAGTTGTGCACTTAGAGATAATAGAACTGTTGCTTGTTGGGGACAGAATAATTTCAGGATTCCAAAGAGATTTGAAGGGACTTTCTTTGTGGCAATTGTGGCAAAACGAAGTGTTTTCTGTGGAATTGTGTTTTCTAATTTTAGCTTGGTATGTTGGGGTGCTAAGTTTTTTGATACAAACGCTGAGGTGTTTGAAAATGTCCTCCCTGGACCTTGTAGGAGTAACTGCCCATGCGGAATCTTACTAGGCTCTGCCACACTATGCTCTTCAGGAATGTCAATTTGTACATCTTGTTCCCCAAGAAATGAGGCTGGTTCGCCCTCGCCATCGCCACCACCCACAAGTAGTCCGACCGGGACTACAAAAAGTAGTGGATGGAGCAAGAAGATGGTTGCATTCTTGGTGGTTGGATGTGTTGGTTGCAGTTCCCTGCTGCTAGTGTTTTGTTTCTTCATTTACTGGCACTGCAAGGGTAAAGGAGGCCGCGTCCACGACTCTGGGCGATTGGACGAATCAGGGACTGGGAGCGCCTCGCCAAGCCACCCGGAAGGCGGAGGCGGCCGTGGAGTTCTAGAGAAGCGTTTAAGCCACGTGATCAGCTTGGGAAACGGGAGCCATTTGGAGGAATACAGCCTTCAAGTGCTTCTTGAAGCCACCAACAATTTCTCAGAGGACAAGAAAATAGGGACAGGTAGCTTTGGGTCTGTATACCATGCCACACTGCAAGAAGGCAAGGAAGTCGCCATAAAAAGAGCCGAAAACTCTCCCCATTCGCCGTCCAATGCCACCAGAAGGCAGGAAGACAAGGACAGTGCATTTGTGAACGAGCTAGAGAGCCTCTCTAGGCTCCACCACAAGAATCTGGTGAGGCTATTGGGGTTCTATGAGGACGCCAACGAGCGCATATTGGTTTACGAGTACATGAACAATGGAAGCTTAAACGAGCATCTCCACAAGCTTCATACTTCAGCATTAATGTCTTGGGCCGTGCGCATCAAAGTAGCACTTGATGCAGCAAGAGGCCTAGAGTACCTTCACCAATACGCAACCCCACCAATCATTCACCGCGACATAAAATCATCAAACATACTGTTAGATTCAAAGTGGACTGCCAAAGTTTCTGATTTTGGACTCTCACTCATGGGTCCTGAAGACGAAGAGTCACATCTTTCGCTCCTCGCGGCCGGCACGGTTGGTTACATGGACCCTGAATACTACAGGCTTCAAATGCTAACTACAAAGAGCGATGTCTACAGTTTCGGAGTAGTGCTGCTGGAAATTCTGTCTGGCCACAAGGCCATACATAAAAATGAGAATGGAGTCCCAAGAAACGTGGTGGATTTCATGGTGCCATATATTAATCAAGATGAGCTTCACAGGGTGCTGGACCCAAGAGTGCCGCCGCCAACGCCGTACGAGATAGAGGCGGTGGCGTACGTTGGTTATTTGGCAGCAGATTGTGTGAGGCTGGAGGGCAGAGATCGTCCAACAATGACCGAAGTTGCAAATTACTTGGAAAAAGCATTGGCTGTGTGTTTGGCCAAACCATCCATGTCAAGATCCACAACCAACACTTCTGATGAATGA
- the LOC130968950 gene encoding receptor protein-tyrosine kinase CEPR2, giving the protein MANTPILFHFFKLLLLTSYFIFPPCASQSLEAKALLEFKNHLNDPLNCLGSWNESVSPCEFVGVNCDAFSGKVTEISVENKSLSGVLFPSISVLQSLQVLSLPSNMISGKLPVEINRCTNLRVLNLTGNHMVGTIPDLSMLRNLQVLDLSANYFTGRIPSWVGNLTALVSLGLGVNEFTEGEIPDTLGNLKNLTWFYLGGSHLIGEIPESLYEMRALQTLDISRNRISGKISRSISKLENLYKLELFSNNLTGTIPAEFANLTNLHEVDMSSNHLFGKLPEEIGNMKNLTVFQVYGNNLSGELPAGFGEMQSLVGFSVYRNSFTGTIPENFGRFSQLESIDISENQFSGDFPKFLCEGRKLVFLLALENNFSGNFPGSYASCKSLLRLRISGNQLSGKIPDGVWALPDVKIIDLAYNDFSGEISSEIGFSTNLSELVLTQNKFSGKLPSELGNLVNLEKLYLNNNTFSGEIPPEMGSLKQLSTLHLEQNSLTGPIPAELGDCARLVDLNLAWNSLSGNIPQSISLMSSLNSLNLSGNRLSGSIPDNLETLKLSSVDFSQNLFSGRIPSGLLIIGGEHAFLGNKGLCVEENFRPPMNPDLRICAESHGQKRLFADKFVLFFLIASIFVIALAVLLLLNRGNLKHIIADKNLNGQDESSQKWKLASFHQVDIDADEICKLNDDNLIGSGSTGRVYRVELRKSHATVAVKKLGKGDNVKILAAEMEILGKIRHRNILKLYACLVKGGSNFLVFEYMPNGNLFRALHRDIKDGKRELDWNQRYKIALGAAKGISYLHHDCSPPIIHRDIKSSNILLDQDYEPKIADFGFARLAEKSSDQLGYSCVAGTHGYIAPELAYTLDIDEKSDVYSFGVVLLELVSGREPIEEDYGEAKDIVYWVLTHLNDRESVVNILDNRLVSKSENDMIKVLKIAIKCTTKLPSLRPTMREVVNMLTDAEPCTLKSPLKDEQEAPLTSDFL; this is encoded by the exons ATGGCCAACACTCCCATTCTCTTTCACTTCTTCAAACTGTTGTTGCTCACTTCCTACTTCATTTTCCCGCCATGTGCATCTCAATCCTTGGAAGCCAAAGCTCTCCTTGAGTTCAAGAACCATTTGAATGACCccttgaattgtttgggttcaTGGAATGAATCAGTGTCTCCATGTGAGTTTGTTGGAGTGAACTGTGATGCATTCTCAGGGAAGGTgacagaaatctcagtagagaATAAGTCCCTCTCTGGTGTCCTTTTCCCATCAATCTCAGTTCTTCAGAGCCTGCAAGTGTTGTCACTGCCATCAAACATGATCTCTGGAAAGCTTCCAGTGGAAATAAATAGATGCACCAACCTAAGAGTGCTGAATTTGACAGGAAATCATATGGTTGGAACCATCCCAGACTTGTCTATGCTAAGGAACCTTCAGGTTCTTGATCTTTCAGCAAATTACTTCACTGGGAGAATCCCAAGCTGGGTTGGGAACCTAACTGCCCTTGTGTCACTGGGCCTTGGGGTGAATGAGTTCACTGAGGGTGAGATTCCAGACACACTTGGAAATCTCAAGAACTTGACTTGGTTCTATCTTGGTGGTTCACATTTGATAGGAGAGATTCCTGAATCATTGTATGAAATGAGGGCATTGCAGACACTTGACATTTCAAGGAACAGGATCTCTGGGAAAATTTCCAGATCAATTTCCAAGTTAGAGAATCTGTACAAGCTTGAGCTTTTCTCGAATAACTTGACAGGAACAATCCCAGCTGAGTTTGCAAACCTGACCAATCTGCACGAGGTTGACATGTCTTCAAACCACTTGTTTGGTAAGTTACCAGAGGAAATTGGTAATATGAAAAACTTGACTGTCTTTCAAGTGTATGGTAACAACTTGTCTGGAGAGCTTCCTGCTGGATTTGGGGAGATGCAGAGTCTTGTTGGGTTCTCAGTTTATAGAAACAGCTTCACCGGGACAATTCCGGAGAATTTTGGCCGTTTTTCACAGCTTGAGAGTATTGACATCTCTGAGAATCAATTCTCAGGTGATTTCCCAAAGTTCTTGTGTGAAGGAAGGAAGTTGGTATTTTTGCTTGCATTGGAAAACAATTTCTCTGGGAATTTTCCCGGGTCTTACGCCTCGTGCAAGTCTCTGTTGAGATTAAGGATTAGTGGTAACCAATTATCTGGGAAAATTCCAGATGGTGTTTGGGCACTTCCAGATGTAAAAATAATTGATTTGGCTTACAATGATTTCAGTGGTGAGATATCTTCAGAGATTGGGTTTTCTACCAACTTGAGTGAGTTAGTTTTGACACAGAACAAGTTTTCTGGTAAGCTGCCATCAGAACTTGGCAATCTGGTGAACCTTGAGAAGCTTTACTTGAACAATAATACTTTCTCTGGTGAAATACCACCTGAAATGGGATCACTGAAGCAACTCTCTACTTTGCATCTGGAACAGAATTCCTTAACTGGACCAATACCTGCAGAATTGGGTGATTGTGCAAGGCTAGTAGACTTGAATCTTGCATGGAATTCTCTCTCTGGAAACATACCCCAGTCAATTTCACTTATGAGCTCATTGAACTCTCTTAATCTATCTGGAAACAGACTTTCTGGTTCTATTCCGGATAATTTAGAGACATTGAAACTGAGCTCTGTGGATTTTTCTCAAAACCTGTTTTCTGGGAGGATCCCATCTGGTCTTCTGATTATTGGAGGAGAGCATGCTTTTCTTGGGAACAAGGGACTTTGTGTTGAGGAAAATTTTAGACCTCCCATGAATCCTGATTTGAGAATCTGTGCTGAAAGTCATGGTCAGAAAAGGCTTTTTGCTGATAAATTTGTCTTGTTCTTTCTCATTGCTTCTATTTTTGTCATTGCTTTAGCTGTGTTGCTGCTTTTGAATCGTGGAAACCTCAAGCATATTATTGCGGATAAGAACTTGAATGGTCAAGATGAATCAAGTCAAAAATGGAAACTTGCATCTTTCCACCAAGTAGATATCGATGCGGATGAAATATGCAAATTGAATGATGATAATTTAATTGGAAGTGGCAGTACAGGGAGGGTTTATCGAGTGGAGTTGCGAAAGAGTCACGCCACAGTTGCTGTAAAGAAACTAGGCAAAGGTGATAATGTGAAGATTTTAGCTGCAGAGATGGAGATTCTGGGGAAAATTAGACATAGGAATATACTTAAGCTCTATGCTTGTTTAGTAAAAGGAGGGTCCAATTTTTTGGTGTTTGAGTACATGCCAAATGGTAATCTTTTTCGTGCTCTACACAGAGATATTAAAGATGGGAAGCGGGAGTTGGATTGGAACCAGAGGTATAAGATTGCTCTGGGAGCCGCAAAGGGAATTTCCTATTTACACCATGATTGTTCTCCACCTATTATTCATAGGGATATAAAATCAAGCAACATCTTGCTTGATCAGGATTATGAGCCCAAAATAGCTGATTTTGGTTTTGCAAGGTTGGCAGAAAAATCCAGTGATCAATTGGGTTATAGCTGTGTTGCTGGTACACATGGTTATATAGCACCAg AACTTGCTTATACACTTGACATAGATGAAAAGAGTGATGTTTACAGCTTCGGAGTGGTGCTATTAGAATTGGTTTCAGGCAGAGAACCGATTGAAGAGGATTATGGAGAGGCAAAGGACATTGTATACTGGGTTTTGACTCATCTGAATGACAGAGAAAGTGTTGTTAACATCCTTGATAACAGGTTGGTATCCAAGTCTGAAAACGATATGATAAAAGTGTTGAAGATTGCTATAAAGTGTACAACTAAGCTACCATCTCTGCGGCCAACAATGAGAGAGGTTGTCAACATGCTCACTGATGCCGAGCCTTGCACATTGAAATCTCCTCTGAAAGATGAACAAGAGGCTCCTTTGACAAGTGATTTTCTTTAG